TAAAAGCGATGTCTACATAATCCTCATAGTCACCTTCAGTGATAGCGCTTAACTCGATTGTATCTTGGTATTTTATTGCCAGCTCAGCATCATTTTCACGCCCCATCAGGATATTGACCTGTTGTTTAGCGATTTCAATCTTCTTCGTAACATCAGAAAGGCTGAGCTCCAGTTGAGCTAATTTTACGGAGGTTCTCAATACATCGCTCTTTAGCACAGTGCCGTTTTTATGCAGGCTTTCTACGAGTGCCAGTTGTTTTTTTTCTGCGCCGATTTCTGCATCAAGAAAATCATGGAAATGCAGAAACTTGTATAGATCAAAGTAAGCCGCTGCAACATTATATTTTACACTGTGCTTTTGCAGATCAACTTCATATTGTATGCGTACCGCTTCTTCCTTTTTCATGACAATGTTTCTTTTGTCTTTACCACCATTGTAAAGATTGACGTTCAGGTTGTAACCCACGCCATAACCATAACCTTTTACAGGCACATCCTGTGGAGAAGAAAATAATCCATTGTCATAGATCAGGAATTTGGAATTGAGTTTTGCATCTCCACCAACCGAAAGTTCCGGCAACAAACGGTCTTTCGCTTCCAATATTTCTAAATTGCTCTGCTGGAGATGTAGGTCGGATAGTTTCAGTTGACGGTTATTTGTTTCGGCTACTTTCCAAATTTCTTCCAAACTTAATACCCGCGCATTTTCTATATGCTGGGCATAGAGTGATTGTACAAATAGGGCTAACAATATGCCCAAAATAGGGACTGTTCTATATTGTTTCATCGGTTTTCTTTATATATTTCTTTCCTTTTACTAGCCATGGTTTTACGATCTTTTTCAATTCATCAAAGGCAAAAGTTAAATCTACCATTGGCATAAAAGCATAGTTATACCCATAAGCAAACCAGAAGATATATGCACTGTCAATTTCTTCATCTGAATGATGTGATTTATTATCAGATTTTTGAGCTTGTGTTTCAAGTTTAAAATCTTTGTGAGATGTTATAATTTTATATTTCATAATGACTTTACTATTATTTACACGGCAAAATTATCCAGCATGGCGAAGTATGGTTTCATATAATTAGCCTAATATTTATTAAATTTGGCCACATGGAAATTCTTAGTCAAATAATACATATTGTTGATCAAAACCCTGATTCAATCCTCGTGATGCGACAGCAAACGGAGCAGCGTTTGCCTGCTCACCAGCACAATAAAGCTCAGTTGTTATTAGTTTATGGCGGGATTGCTTACTTGCAGACTGACGAAAAGGACTTCTATATTCCCTCAAATCATTATATTTGGATACCAAAAAATTATCGGCACAACCTGATGTTCAATACGCAGGACCTGTTTATTATCAATATCTATTTTCCGGAAGAAAGTGCTGGTAATTTTTATGAGGAATTGGGCATTTATCCAGTGAGTAAGCTCCTGGCAGAAATGCTCTCATTTAGTGAGAAGTGGCAAGGTGATTATTACAAAGGTTCGTGGGAGTATGAATTTTTAAATACGCTGAAAGGCGTATTATCAAAAGAAAATCTCAAAAAATTCTCCATACAACTTCCTACAACAGACGATCAAAGGCTCAATACCATAATCGACAGTTTTAGAAATCGGTTAAATGAAAATCTAAGTTTAGCGATGATTGCTCAGCAATCGGGAATGAGTGTTCGCAGCCTCACCAGATTATTCCAAAATAAATTGCATATTACATTTGTTCAGTACTTAAAAATGCTACGAATTATTAAGGCAATGGAATTAATCAACGATACAGATTTCAATATGACTGAGATTGCCTACGAGATTGGCTATTCAAATATAGCGGCTTTTAGTAATAACTTTTATCTGCTTACCAACATGAGACCTACTGAATTTAAAACGAAATAGCCTCTTTCCATTATGCAAAGCAACAATTGGTTCAACAAGTTTAAAAACATTCAGCGAAAAAGAATATTTTTGTTAATTACATTATTAACTATTTTCCACCATATAAGCTCTGCTCAAAAAGATCCGCTGCTTAGGGAAGCACTTTCCATGACAAGAGCGTCTATTTCCGGAGATATTGAAGGTATTCTAAGTCAAACATCGCCCCGCATAATCGAAAGCATGGGCGGGATTGAGCCAGTAACAAAGGTGACCAAAGAACTCTATTTTTCTCTTATAAAATACGGGGTTAAAATTGATTCCATGATCAATTATGTTGATATGGATATCTCAAAAATTGATGGGATAGCGTATTGCTTTATTCCCCAAGTACTGGTCATGTCCATGCCTGAAAAAGACAAAATGGCGATCACTTCAGCTAACTTATTAGCGCTAAAAGAAGACGATACCAAAAAATGGACTTTTTTTAATTTCAATAAAATGAATCAGGAAATGATCAATATGTTTCTTCCTGAATTTAATGGCAAGATTTCCCTTCCTCCAGATCTAGAAAAAAAGACATTAGTTGTGCGGAAAGAAGAAGTAGCTAAAACTGTCAATCAGCTAATGAAACTTATAGATGAATCTGTCAAAAAGCATCATTAGTTTTTAAGTTATTTGATCTATCTGCTTTACTTTTTATTTAATACCGTTTTCCGCAGGTCCTTTACTCTTGGTGCATCAGTCTTATTATCTGCCATAATACTAAATTAAGTTTACCCCATTTTCCGCTATAACACAATTGCAAGGTGAAAAGGTTCAAAATACAATAACTTATTAGTGCAGCTCTATAGAATTTACCGCTGCATGCTATAAAGAATGAAGCTAATCTTCATGAATTGAATTAACGTTGCAAACGACAGAAATTTACCGATACCCTCAATCGACAGCATCTTTATCGATACAGCATCTTTTATTTTAAACGATTGAAACTTAGTTTGGTTTATAAGACATTGGTTGCGATTGCAGCTGGAGCAGTGCTTTTTATTCAGAAGAAAGCGATTGCGCACCTTCGCTACAACCGCTTTCTGTGGTCTGTTCGATTAATTCTCGTAAATCACACCTTCGTAGCAAGCGTTATAAAGATCTTTTAAGTCCTGTAGGCTAGGCTTACGCGGGTTAAAGCCAGTACATGGATCTTGTAAAGCATTTTGAGCCATATAATCCAGATTTTTTTGCCAATCTTCCTTGGAAATACCAAATGCCTTGAGGGAGCCAATATTGTTGACCGCAGCTCTTAGTTTTTCAATTTCCTGTGCCAATCCTTCGGCCGAATCTCTACCGACAAGTTTAGCCAAATCAGGATATCTTGTTGTAGCTGTCTGATTAAAACGGATCACATTAGGCAAGAATATCGCATTGGAAGCTCCGTGAGGGACGCCGTAGAGTGCACCTACCTGATGCGAGAGAGAGTGGACAATACCCAACCAGGCATTGTTGAAAGCCAGTCCGCCCATAAAAGATGCATCGTGCATATTTTGGCGAGCATTAATGTTTGTCGGGTTATTGACCGCCTCTTCCAGATTTTCGAAAACAATTTCCAGTCCCCCTTTCGACAAGGCATCGGCATAGTTATTTTCGATGTTGGACACATAGGCTTCCACACAGTGTGTAAGAGCATCTAGACCAGTATTGGAGGTAATATGTGCAGGCATCGTGGCACAAATTTCTCCATCGACAATAGCGATATCCGGCGTCAATTCATACGATACGATTGGATACTTCACCCCTTTTTCCCGATCGGTGATCACAGCCAATCCTGTGGTTTCCGTACCTGTACCGCTTGTTGATGGAATGGCAATGAATTTAGCCTTTTGACGCAATGTTGGCACGTTAAACGGTTGCGTCATCGCTTCAAAATTTGCATCGGGATATTCATAAAACACCCACATCATCTTTGCCGCATCAATTGCCGAGCAACCTCCTAGACCAATGATCCAATCAGGCTGAAAATCAGTCATCACTGCAGCACCTCGAAGGCTTGTCGCTGATGATGGATCTTCTTCGACACCGTCAAAAACAGCAGTTTCCAATCCTGCTTCGGTCAAATAACTTATGGCACGGTCCAAAGTTCCGCTTTTTTTCATGGATTGACCACCAGTTACGATGATGGCTTTTTTTCCAGTTAGATTTTTCAATTCCGACAATGTACCAGCCCCGTGGAATACTTCGCTGGCAACAAATAACTTGCTCATATATTTTATATTAAATTTCTGATGCAAAGTTACTGTGCCCGGGAAGGCAAATGTTATACTTTACTTACGATATGATATACATTTGATCCAATACAACCATAGGATAGAAACGCATCAAATCACATAATAGACTTAAGTCTTATACATTTGCGCCAATTGGTGCTGCAGATTGGTTGGCGTTTCATCCAGTTTGGCGCGCACAAACTTGTTCAGTGCCGCAGGTGAATTGAATCCGAGTTCAAAAGCAATCTCCTTATGCGAGTAGTTGGATAACAGCAGTAATTGTTTGATTTCATTCATAATCCGCGCATGAATGGTCTCTATGGAGGTCAATCCTGCAATCTTCCGGGTAATTTCATTTAACTTTTTTGGAGACAGCTGTAATTTTTCTGCATACCAGCCCACGGTACGCTCCGTTTTATAATGCCTTTCCAGCAATTCCAAAAATTTACCATAGATCTTCGCGTTTTCATTGCTGAGCTGGCTGTTTCCCCATTTGGTATGGACAAATTCAACCAATTTGAGTAAGATGATTTTGATGTAGAAACGCGCTTGCTCCTTCTTGATCGATGTTAAATCCTGATATGATTTTTCGACCTGCTCCAGTAGCATCTCTATTTCTGAGGTTTCTGCCTCGGGCAATTCAATATGATTGAGCTTTACGGAGATATTGTAGTTGTAAATACTCAATTCGTTTTTCAGGATATCCGAACAGAATAGTACTTCGTCAAACAGGATCAATTTGCCTTCAAAGTCGTCGCTTAACAACTCTTTGGAGGAGAGCTGACCGGGAAAGATGACACATATATGAGGTGCATTGACGGTATAACGGCGGTCTTCCACCTGCAGATTGAGCCGACCTTTTTTAACAAACAAAAGGCAAAAATGGTCTTTTGTATGAGGTTCTCTATAAGCTGCGAGAGCTTCCCTGTCCAAATCAAAAATATGAAAAGGGGTGATCGCCCTTTCAGCTTTATATTGTATATCTTTTAGATGATAAACTATCATAGAGGCCATGATAAGCATTTATTCTGAATTCGTCAAATTTACTTTTTCGTCAAGCTAGCGTGAATAGAAAGCCTATTTTCTCTTTCACATCAGAACATCCGAAGCTCTCCAATGAACGTTATCCAGTGAGAATTGTTCCTTAATTTTAAAAAAAAGGACTAATCTTTCGACTAGCCCTTAACTAAATTATAAACGAATCCTTTATGGATCGGAGTATACTTTCTAAAAGCCCAGTCCCTAAACCTAAGCTTAAAAATGGCCAGGCATTAAACCTGACCATACAATTAAATCAACCGAAACTAAACTTCCTAAATTGAATCGATCGTCAATAAATAGACAAATGCTTGAAGTGATTGGTTTGATAAAAATAAAAAAAGGTCGAGTTTAGCACTGTGATAATACAGCCGTTGAGATAATACAGCCGTTTATTTAGGTTGTTTTTGCACTAAATACAACGTTATATTTGAATTTCTTAACTTTGT
The DNA window shown above is from Sphingobacterium thalpophilum and carries:
- a CDS encoding TolC family protein, translating into MKQYRTVPILGILLALFVQSLYAQHIENARVLSLEEIWKVAETNNRQLKLSDLHLQQSNLEILEAKDRLLPELSVGGDAKLNSKFLIYDNGLFSSPQDVPVKGYGYGVGYNLNVNLYNGGKDKRNIVMKKEEAVRIQYEVDLQKHSVKYNVAAAYFDLYKFLHFHDFLDAEIGAEKKQLALVESLHKNGTVLKSDVLRTSVKLAQLELSLSDVTKKIEIAKQQVNILMGRENDAELAIKYQDTIELSAITEGDYEDYVDIAFNKSPAYKIAYSTVKLSEMNIKQVKAMLLPKVSLYSTYNYTYPQISFYPYSNDLWGFGQTGVKVQFSIDNLYKSKHSIAHAQVVSNEAREKANIKKDEIYLQVKEAYLQRQQALESMETAEQNIIKTAETVRVIRSSYINQESLLTDLLEAENALLEAKFNLTTAQTNVKLTHIRLLAIIGIL
- a CDS encoding AraC family transcriptional regulator, translating into MEILSQIIHIVDQNPDSILVMRQQTEQRLPAHQHNKAQLLLVYGGIAYLQTDEKDFYIPSNHYIWIPKNYRHNLMFNTQDLFIINIYFPEESAGNFYEELGIYPVSKLLAEMLSFSEKWQGDYYKGSWEYEFLNTLKGVLSKENLKKFSIQLPTTDDQRLNTIIDSFRNRLNENLSLAMIAQQSGMSVRSLTRLFQNKLHITFVQYLKMLRIIKAMELINDTDFNMTEIAYEIGYSNIAAFSNNFYLLTNMRPTEFKTK
- a CDS encoding iron-containing alcohol dehydrogenase, with the translated sequence MSKLFVASEVFHGAGTLSELKNLTGKKAIIVTGGQSMKKSGTLDRAISYLTEAGLETAVFDGVEEDPSSATSLRGAAVMTDFQPDWIIGLGGCSAIDAAKMMWVFYEYPDANFEAMTQPFNVPTLRQKAKFIAIPSTSGTGTETTGLAVITDREKGVKYPIVSYELTPDIAIVDGEICATMPAHITSNTGLDALTHCVEAYVSNIENNYADALSKGGLEIVFENLEEAVNNPTNINARQNMHDASFMGGLAFNNAWLGIVHSLSHQVGALYGVPHGASNAIFLPNVIRFNQTATTRYPDLAKLVGRDSAEGLAQEIEKLRAAVNNIGSLKAFGISKEDWQKNLDYMAQNALQDPCTGFNPRKPSLQDLKDLYNACYEGVIYEN
- a CDS encoding helix-turn-helix transcriptional regulator, translated to MASMIVYHLKDIQYKAERAITPFHIFDLDREALAAYREPHTKDHFCLLFVKKGRLNLQVEDRRYTVNAPHICVIFPGQLSSKELLSDDFEGKLILFDEVLFCSDILKNELSIYNYNISVKLNHIELPEAETSEIEMLLEQVEKSYQDLTSIKKEQARFYIKIILLKLVEFVHTKWGNSQLSNENAKIYGKFLELLERHYKTERTVGWYAEKLQLSPKKLNEITRKIAGLTSIETIHARIMNEIKQLLLLSNYSHKEIAFELGFNSPAALNKFVRAKLDETPTNLQHQLAQMYKT